The Rhodothermus marinus DSM 4252 DNA segment CACGCTCACCTGCGGGCGGCCCGGCATCCTGCACGGCGCCATGAGCTATCTGTTGCAGGACGACGACGGTCAGGTGCAGCTGGCCCATTCCATTTCGGCGGGGCTGGATTACCCGGGGGTGGGTCCCGAGCATGCCTACCTGAAGGATCTGGGGCGCGTCACCTACGTGACGGCCACCGACGAGGAGGCGCTGGAAGGCGTGCGGCTATTGGCCCGCACCGAAGGGATTATTCCGGCGCTGGAAACGGCGCACGCCATCGCGTTTCTGCCCCTCCTGGCCCGCGAGCTGGGGCCGGACGCCGTCGTGGTGGTCAACCTGTCCGGCCGCGGCGACAAAGACATGGGCACCATTGCACGGTATATGTAACCGGAACCGGACCGGTGTGGACACCCATCCGAATGCGAACCCGGACGTACCGATTTGGATGAATGTGTAGGGGCACGGTGCGCCGCGCCCCTACACAGATGAACGATGGGACGCGACATGCCCCTGTAAAACCTGGGACGACATGATCGATCGCCTGCAATCGATGTTTGCAACGTTGCGGGCCCGTGGTGAGAAGGCCATGGGCCTGTTTCTGACGAACGGGTTTCCGGATCCGGAAAGCACCCGCCCGCTGCTGGAGGTCATCGACGAGGCCGGCGCGGATTTCATCGAGCTGGGCATGCCCTTCAGCGATCCGCTGGCCGAAGGCGTGCCGATCCAGCGGGCCAGCGAGCGGGCGCTTCGGCACGGCGTGCGTCTGACCGACGCCTTCCGCACTGCCGAATGGTTCCGGGCGCGGAGCCAGACACCGCTGCTGCTCATGGGCTACGTCAACCCGATCTATCGCTACGGCTACCGGGCCTTCTGCCGCGATGCCGCCCGGGCGGGCGTGGACGGATTGATCTTGGCCGATCTGCCGCCGGAAGAAAGCAGGGCGCTGGACGAAGCCGCCCGCGAGGCGGGCCTGGCCATGGTCTATCTGATCGCCCCGAACACGCCGGACGAACGCATCCGGGCGATCGACGAGCGCGCCACCGGGTTCGTCTATGCCGTGTCGGTGACCGGCCTGACCGGGAGCCAGTTGCCCGATCATGCGGCCGTCGAGGCCTACCTGCAGCGGGCCCGCCGCCAGGTCCGGCGTAATCCCCTGCTGGTGGGGTTTGGGATCAAATCGCACGAAGACGCCCGGCGCCTGAGCCGCCACACGGACGGCTTCATCGTGGGCTCGGCGCTGATCCGGCTGGTCGAGCGGCTCTGGGACGATCCGGCGCTTACGCCGGAGGAGCGGCTGGCGTCCGTGCGCCGGTTCGTGCATGCGCTGAAGCACGGTACGCCGGTTCAGGTGGGCACCTGAGCCATGCGGCAACGTTCCACGCGCGTAACGCTCACCCGACGCGAGATCGTCATGCCCCGGCGCCTTGCTGTATTTTTCGGAATCACATGCCTGTCGTTTCTGCTTGGCTGCGGCAATGTGGACTACCGGCCGCTTGCCATCGGCGACAACGGCGAAATTCAGGTGGTGATCGATTCGACGCTGTGGGCCGGACCCGTCGGCGAGGCGCTGCGCATGGCGCTGGGCTATTACGTGCAAACGCTGCCCAATCCGGAGCCGTTTTTCCAATTGCGTCCCATTGAGCCGCGCATCCAGGACGATCTGGATCGCGTCAAAAAGTTCAAGAACGTGCTCTTCGTGGCGGCGCTGCGCGATTCGAGTCAGATCTCGCGACTGGTGCAGCAGGCCTTTTCGCCCGAGGCGTTGCAGGCCGTGCGTGAAGGCTCGGCGGCCGTCGTGCCCCGAGGCGACCTGTGGCGGCGGCGCCAGCTCGTCTATTTCATCGTGGCCGAGACCGATTCACAACTGGTCGAGGCGATCCGCCGGGCCACGCCGAAATTGCGGGAAGACTTCGACGAGATTGCACGCGAGCGGCTGGCCATCGAAATGTTCGAAAAGGGCCGCCAGTTCGACATCGAAGACACGCTCATGGCCCATCATGGCTTTGCCGTGAACGTGCAGCATGACTATGTGCTGGTGTTCGACACGACGCGCTTCGTCTGGCTGCGGCGCGTATTGCCCGACACCTGGCGGAGCCTGTTTGTCTATTACGAAGAAAACGCCGATCCGGCGAAGCTGACGCCGGAATGGATCTACGCCACGCGCGACTCACTTACGCGCCGCTATCTGCAGGGCAATGCCGGGGGCTTTGTGCAGATCGACTATCGCCAACCGCTCGAGACGCGCCAGATCGACTTTCTGGGACGTTACGGCTACGAGACGCGCGGGCTCTGGCACATGGTGACCGAACTGGACGACGGGCGACTGTTTCCGGCCGGCATGGGCGGCCCGTTTGTCAATTACTCTTTTTACGACCAGAAGAGCGGGCGCATTTACATGATCGACGGGATGGTGTTCGCGCCCGGTTTTGAAAAACGTGAGTTTCTGCGCCAGATGGAAGTCATTGCCTATACATTCCGGACGCGCGAGGATGTGGCGTCCGAAACACCCGCTTCCCCGTAGTCAACAACCCAAAACCACACGTTGCCCTATGTCCACCGAAACGGCTACGCTGACCCGAACGGAACGACCCGACGAACAGCCCCGCCGCGTGTTGCGGCTGGGCCTGCCCAAGGGGAGTCTGCAGCAGGCCACGCTGGAGCTGCTCGAAAAAGCCGGGTTCAAGTTCAGCGTCAGCGAACGCTCCTACTTTCCTTCGACCGACGACGAGGAGCTGAGCGCCATGCTCGTGCGCGCTCAGGAAATGGCCCGTTACGTCGAAGACGGCGTCTTCGACGCCGGCATCACGGGCAAGGACTGGGTGATGGAGACCGGCGCCGACGTGGTCACGGTGGCCGATCTCATCTACTCGAAGCAGAGCATGCGGCCGGTGCGCTGGGTGCTGGCCGTGGCCGAGGACTCCGACATCCGCTCGGTGCAGGACCTGCAGGGCAAGCGCATCGCCACCGAGGTGGTCAACCTGACGCGGCGCTGGCTGGCCGAGCGGGGCGTGGAAGCCGAGGTGGAGTTTTCCTGGGGGGCTACCGAGGCCAAGTGCCCGGAGCTGGTGGACGCCATCGTCGAGGTGACCGAGACGGGCGCTTCGCTGCGGGCCAACCGGCTGCGCATTCTGGAGGTGCTCATGGAGTCGAACACCCAGCTCATCGCCAACAAGCAGGCCTGGCAGGACCCCTGGAAGCGTCGCAAGATCGAAAACATCGCGATGCTGATGGAAGGGGCCATCCGGGCCGAAAACCGGGTGGGCCTGAAGATGAACGCCCGCAAGGCGGATGTTGAGAAGATCATCCGAATGCTGCCGGCCATGCGGCGGCCGACGATCTCGCCGCTGGCGGCCGACGGCGAGGAGTGGGTGGCCATCGAAACGATCATCGAAGAAAAAGAAGTGCGCCGGCTGATCCCCGAACTCAAACGCGCCGGCGCCGAGGGCATCATCGAATATCCGCTCAACAAAGTGATCCCCTGACCTGATTTCCCGGCATCATGGGGCATGTGCGCGAAACCCCATGATCCCGTCTCCTTCTTCGGGCTGGAGGCACGGGCGCACACTGCGGTGCGCCCCTACCGAATGAACGACAGCGTTTGCACCATTTTCGGCATGTAGGGGCGGACACAACGGTCCGCCCCTACGTGTCCACATATCATATCCAGGGGGTATTGTGCCAGCATGCCCTGTCGAATCAGCGATCACTCGCGGGCTAAATCATTATCCGGCAGCGGGTTGCTCCGGCGGCCCGCCGCTGTTTTTTTTGGGAAGACGCCGGTTCGACGTACACCGGGAGCGTCGTTGCAATTTGCTCATCGTGTTGAGTAAATTTACTCAGTGCATTGAGTAAAATTGAAAAGCTTCTGTTTTTTAAAGATCTGATCCAATCTCTCAGGGATCATAGACGGTTGGAGGCGGCCATGACTTTTCAGGATCTGCTTCCTGTTCTGATTGCCATTGGGGTTTTTCTGGTGTTTTTGCCATTTCGCAGGACGTTGCAGCGACTTCCAGATCGGGTAGTCTATGCGGGCCACTGGCTGGGTGTCGGAATCACGGTTTTGCTGGGCTGGCTTGAAGGTTCCACCGAAAACCTGCCGTTCCTGGTGGCCTTCTTCTGTCTGCTGTTTGTGCTGATGGTGTATCGACGGCGTCAGGATCGCGTTGCTTTATCACGATGATCCCGAGGACGCCGGGCGCATTTGGATGAAAGGCTCTTCGCTACCACGACTCCGGCTGCTGGTGCGACTCTGGCGGCGGCAGCTCGGGCGACGGCTGGCGGAAGGGCAGGGGAGGCTCGAGCGTCGCCTGTTGGAGGCGGTGGGGGGGACTGCTCGGCGTTGGAATGCTGGGCATGGGGCTGGTGCTGGACCTGGTAGCGCCCACCGAAGGACAGGTGCTGCTCGACGGTCAGGACGTGCGGCACACCACCGCCTGGAAGCGACACACGGCCGCCTATCTCGACGAGAGCTTTCTGATCCCCTTCCTGACGCCGCGTGAATATCTGACGTTCGTGGGGCAGGTGTACGGGCTGGACGAGGCTACATGCCGGGAGCGGCTGGAAGCGCTGGCGCCGTTTCTGGAGCCGGCGTTGCTGGCGGAGCGCAAGTACCTGCGCGATCTTTCGGCCGGCAATCGGCAACGGGTCGGACTGGCGGCGGCG contains these protein-coding regions:
- the trpA gene encoding tryptophan synthase subunit alpha, with the translated sequence MIDRLQSMFATLRARGEKAMGLFLTNGFPDPESTRPLLEVIDEAGADFIELGMPFSDPLAEGVPIQRASERALRHGVRLTDAFRTAEWFRARSQTPLLLMGYVNPIYRYGYRAFCRDAARAGVDGLILADLPPEESRALDEAAREAGLAMVYLIAPNTPDERIRAIDERATGFVYAVSVTGLTGSQLPDHAAVEAYLQRARRQVRRNPLLVGFGIKSHEDARRLSRHTDGFIVGSALIRLVERLWDDPALTPEERLASVRRFVHALKHGTPVQVGT
- a CDS encoding DUF4837 family protein, with translation MRQRSTRVTLTRREIVMPRRLAVFFGITCLSFLLGCGNVDYRPLAIGDNGEIQVVIDSTLWAGPVGEALRMALGYYVQTLPNPEPFFQLRPIEPRIQDDLDRVKKFKNVLFVAALRDSSQISRLVQQAFSPEALQAVREGSAAVVPRGDLWRRRQLVYFIVAETDSQLVEAIRRATPKLREDFDEIARERLAIEMFEKGRQFDIEDTLMAHHGFAVNVQHDYVLVFDTTRFVWLRRVLPDTWRSLFVYYEENADPAKLTPEWIYATRDSLTRRYLQGNAGGFVQIDYRQPLETRQIDFLGRYGYETRGLWHMVTELDDGRLFPAGMGGPFVNYSFYDQKSGRIYMIDGMVFAPGFEKREFLRQMEVIAYTFRTREDVASETPASP
- the hisG gene encoding ATP phosphoribosyltransferase, coding for MSTETATLTRTERPDEQPRRVLRLGLPKGSLQQATLELLEKAGFKFSVSERSYFPSTDDEELSAMLVRAQEMARYVEDGVFDAGITGKDWVMETGADVVTVADLIYSKQSMRPVRWVLAVAEDSDIRSVQDLQGKRIATEVVNLTRRWLAERGVEAEVEFSWGATEAKCPELVDAIVEVTETGASLRANRLRILEVLMESNTQLIANKQAWQDPWKRRKIENIAMLMEGAIRAENRVGLKMNARKADVEKIIRMLPAMRRPTISPLAADGEEWVAIETIIEEKEVRRLIPELKRAGAEGIIEYPLNKVIP
- a CDS encoding ATP-binding cassette domain-containing protein: MGLVLDLVAPTEGQVLLDGQDVRHTTAWKRHTAAYLDESFLIPFLTPREYLTFVGQVYGLDEATCRERLEALAPFLEPALLAERKYLRDLSAGNRQRVGLAAALLVQPRLLVLDEPFEHLDPAARRQLRQFLLDYRERSGATILFTSHNLEEVFGLARRVLVMEEGRIVRDVFAADKTRAELEAYFAMEAKNT